TCTCGCAACAACAAGGGCTACTCGACATAAATGAGGAGTTGATGAAACCTTTCCGAagaaatctttcaaaaaattatcaaCAAATCCGAAAGGTTCCTTATTAAACCATGGTATTTGATTCGCCAAATACATCATTATTCTATATGGCGCAACTCGATCCGTGTTTTTCAAGTTTATAATTCCTTACTTtccttacttttttttatatatgtatatggtcTTAGGGGCTTTTGGTATATTGTCATTTTGCAAATTGTTCGAAATCAAGTTCATATGTATCTTAAAAGGTTGAAATGATTATACAAATTTTGGCTTAGCGTAGTTGAATTATGACTTCAGTTAGCTTTACCTGTGATaatttgatgagaaatattgGAAAGTGTGAATGTGGTGAGTAGGGGTGTGTATTCGGTCGGTTCAGTTTTCTATACCAAAAACTGAATAAACTGAGTTATCTATGTAAACCGAATAAATCGAACTAACCGAATAAATCGAACTGACATAGAGAACAAAACCAAATAAACCGAGTAAAAAATTTTCGGTTcggttttttggttttttttagttcaaaaataaaattaatatcataaaacattaaattatcaatttgggttttaaatattaatgtgtattgagttttaaaattcaatggGTATttgggtttaaagtttaaatttgggTTTGGGTGTGTaatgtttatttggtttaaaatgtcAAACCGAAAACTGACCGAATAAACCAATTAAACCGAACATGAAAACCGAATAATCcgaaaaaaatggtttttcggTTTCGAATATTTTTGTACACCCCTTGTGGTGATTCAAAAGGTAACAGAAATCCTGTAACCACTTGACTGGAGGTTGCCTGCTTTAGAAATGAGTTAGTGAAATGCAAACTATGTTACTTGGACTCAAGTTAAGTGTTAGGTATGGTATATGTTTGATTGGAATATGCTTAATTGTTCTACAGTCATATTCATGTCAGAAGTATATGTGTTAGAAACAGGTATTTTGAGGAAAATGAAGAATCTGGGCAACACTCAATGCAAATTATATGAGCACACTTTTGGTTGATGTATAAAGTATAATTACTGATTTCCAAATGTAATGTAGTTAAAATTGATATCAATGaacttagttttcttttctttttgctttctagaaggacccttattgattaTAAATACTGTCAGATTAAATGGTTGCTGATGCTTTCACAAATTCCTGAAGTCATTGAGGTTCCAAGCTTTAGTGCAGAGGCTCAGTCTTATTTGCTAGGACTCATTGATGGATTTAGCATGGATGATGCCTTGgaagttaaaaaaatagagagagtAACTAACCATGATGTAAAAGCAGTCGAGTACTTCTTGAAACAGAAATGCCAATCACAGCCAGAAATTGCCAAGGTTGGGACTTGTTATTCGATTATATATTGATTCACTATCCTTTCTATTTGACTCGAGTTTTGGGAGTTTTTGGATCAATTAATATTCTCTCTCTGGTTTCAGGTCCttgaatttttccattttgCTTGCACATCCGAGGACATAAACAACCTTGCCCATGCATTGATGTTGAAAGAAGCAATGACCAAAGTCATGTTTCCAACCATGGATAAATTGGTTGAGGCAATATGTAAGCTGGCTAAGGCTAATGCAAGTGTTTCTATGCTTTCTCGCACGCACGGCCAGGTAGAAGAGAAATTTCCTTCTTGAAATAATCTTCTCACCCTTAGCGTGTCATAAGCCACTTGGAAAATTAGTCTTTGAATTCTCAGGTTGATCAGAGTGATAGAGAGCATGTTTTATTCCTAgattgcttaattttttttgtttctttaattacatgtaatttattactGTTACATGCTCTAGGAATAGCTGTTATTACTTGATCACCtaaatcattattttgtttCAGCCAGCTTCACCTACAACCTTGGGAAAGGAGATGGCCATTTTTGCTGTTAGGCTAAGCAGAGAAAGGCAAGAAATTTCTCAAGTCGAGATGATGGGAAAATTTGCTGGTGCAGTTGGAAACTACAATGCCCATATTGTTGCATATCCTACTGTTATTTGGCCTCAAATCGCAGAACAGTTTGTGACTTCTCTTGGATTAAAGTTTAACCCCTATGTTACTCAGGTATGTTCCCTGCGCTCCTTCCTCTTATactgtaaaaatatatatctcaGTTGATGGATTGACACTTCTGGTTAGCTTCATATGGGTATGATATGTAATGAGTTTATGTGCTTGACCTggaataaagtttttttttttttttgcttgtcTGCAGATTGAGACCCACGATTATATGGCAAAACTTTATTATGCAATTATCCggtttaataatatattgattGACTTTGACAGAGATATATGGGGATACATATCTTTAGGATACTTTAAGCAGGTGACTGTTTTGATGCAGCATGTtgactttaatttattattattgttattattattttcccaAGCTAATGTCTTTTCGTGGTCAAAATTTGGAGCAGATAACCAAGGCAGGTGAGATTGGTTCATCAACAATGCCTCATAAAGTAAACCCTATTGATTTTGAAAACAGTGAAGGTAATCTTGGTAAGGCTAATGAAGACCTAACTTACCTGAGCATGAAGTTGCCTATTTCTCGTTGGCAGGTACGACATTTCTATTTTAGGATATCCCCTTAATTTTATGCTTGTGAAGTTTGTTCATAACTAATATAACTCTATTTGAACAAAATAAATCTTCTTATGTGTTGAATTTGCAGCGAGATTTGACTGATTCGACAGTCTTGAGGAACATGGGGGGAGGACTTGGTCATTCCCTTCTTGCTTACAAAAGTGCGCTGCAAGGAATAGGAAAGCTCCAGGTATGTTGCATAACATGAAGGTTCTGATCTCCTTTTAAGTGTATTTTAGTGCCAAAGGTTCTTGTTAATTAAGTCCTGTATTTGGTTATTAGTTTGTGAAAGGTCTAATGATGCCCCTGCCACTGTACTCCTTGGACTTCGATATTTAGTCCCTCTGCTTTTAGTTCTTAGGGATTAAAGTCCAAGGGATAACGCTGTTAATTGACTTATGTCAAATTTGAGTATCAATTGgacttaacttttaaataaaaagtttgaatGTTCAAATgtcacattttcaaatttaacgaTAATCCATTGATATTATTATCGgttggattttaattttcaaatttgacaaatgagggactaaattcctGGAAATAAAAGctaaagtattaaattttaaaaagtctAAAAGAGTACAGGGACTTGGGGCATTTTTAAAtctttgtgaaaattttgacttCATGATACATCTATGACTTGTGGTAAGGCACGTTGGTATATTTTCTTCAACTAGTGATATTTAGCCGCTTGATATCACCTATGATGCAAAAGCCCTTGCTAATCCTTCTCTAAATTGTAGTTTTGGGTGTTTTACTGCATACTACCATCTCTCTTAAGCTCCATTTTGATTCCAGGTCAATGAAGCTCGGTTAAGTGAAGACTTGAACCAGGCATGGGAGGTACTTGCGGAGCCAATTCAGACTGTATGTATCTTCTGATCTTCATTTATCGAATGCccttttttgtttcaatttttttgtaagCGCAAAGTAATAGAGGCTAGATGGATACATTTATCGTATTCGGTATTTTGATTCATCTTTTTGTTTCTCGTTTTAACTTGATCTGTAGGTCATGCGTAGATATGGTGTTCCAGAGCCTTACGAGAAGCTGAAGGAGCTAACTAGGGGGAGAGCAGTTACCAAAGAAAGTATAAGGGAATTTATTGAAGGCTTGGAATTACCCGAAGAAGCTAAGACTCATCTTTTGAAGTTAACGCCACATTCCTACGTGGGTGCAGCCGTTGAATTAGCCAAGACTGTAGATTCAGCTGTGAACGTGATAAACGGTTCTGAGGTCTTGGAAACATGTCGTTGAAAGAATTAGCCAAGAAACCTAGTCATATTGTTGCACCATATGAGACTGGTTAAGTATTAAGATGATAAATGTGGTAGCTATTctttgaaaaaaacaaattcagAAAGGGTACAAGGTGAGACAAATCCCTACTGCTGGAAGTGATTATCATGTCATGTTCATATGGTGGCAACTCTGAGCTGAGATTTTTGTAAGCAAtcttaataatgaaaattaacttgaaattgCTGTCACGTTCTCCACTAACTGATGATGACTTTGTATTGAATGCGACGTGTGAGACATAACGCATgtcaacaaaataatagcaaaaattatagtgtgaaaagataatataattataGCAAAAACTAGCATGAATACGATGATATGAACCAGTCTGTACAGAGATTTTCACCAGGTGTACCTATAGGGTTTCTTGTACACTTTATCACGGCAGAATCTTTTGACTGGCAAAAACATCAtcaaatatattcttttttaaCAACATAATTGGTGGAGCATACATCACAAAAATACATTGCATGATTGAGATGGTGGAGCCCAAGAATTATCATACTAtctatattaaatcaaattctctCCTTTTAAACTAAAATGCAAGTAAAACCCTGGAATAATCTCCTTCTTGTCAAAACTACCCcctattttaaagtaaaaacacTCCACAATCTGTCATGTTTAAAGTCATCGTCGTCCTTGGAAAGAAGCCATTAACAATGATCAACACAGTACAAAGAAGGAAGCTTCTCTACGAAAGAGATACAGTCGTTTTTGTTGTCaggttttcattttcttatccTCTACAGGTAAAAGCCTTCTAAAGCCTCTCTCAGGTTCTCTCTCTTCTCTTGTCTCTTTGCCTCTCCTTGTATTGTTTAACTTTAAGATaatgaggaaaaaaaaactCAGTTTTTGCATTATTAATTGCATCAGAATTCAATTCTGTTTTGTTATTATCTCATGGTAATTTGGGTATGaagttatttctttttcttaattgttgtttttatttttatttaccaaattgctACTGTTAAGCAATGAGTTGATCAGCAAATTTTGGACTTTAATGATTATTAGTATTATATCTAGAAAGTCAAAATGGTTATGGACCCTTTCCTTCCTTAGAAAGATATTCTTGATAAAAATGGAAACTTGATTCCTTGTCAAGAGGGCAATCAAGTTTGAGATGAGCCACTGCTAGCTCAGACCATGGTAGATCATGAAGCTACTTGTAAGTTGTAGCTGTAAAGTTGGGATTTTTGTCTTGATTTATCATATCAGTGATTGCCACCATATGGTTAAAGGGggttttttgggggggggggggggaatctTCTATATCAGTTGATTGTTATTTGTCGTTTCAGGTGACCCTTCAA
The sequence above is a segment of the Gossypium raimondii isolate GPD5lz chromosome 4, ASM2569854v1, whole genome shotgun sequence genome. Coding sequences within it:
- the LOC105780283 gene encoding uncharacterized protein LOC105780283 yields the protein MEARVSSGVLTKTQSPFLSPLRGRKLQSLRNMSTLPNTIHNHQFSNASLYLRSTFSSRTHGFKQAIKDDSREFELSSLTALSPLDGRYWGKVKDLAPYMSEYGLIYFRVLVEIKWLLMLSQIPEVIEVPSFSAEAQSYLLGLIDGFSMDDALEVKKIERVTNHDVKAVEYFLKQKCQSQPEIAKVLEFFHFACTSEDINNLAHALMLKEAMTKVMFPTMDKLVEAICKLAKANASVSMLSRTHGQPASPTTLGKEMAIFAVRLSRERQEISQVEMMGKFAGAVGNYNAHIVAYPTVIWPQIAEQFVTSLGLKFNPYVTQIETHDYMAKLYYAIIRFNNILIDFDRDIWGYISLGYFKQITKAGEIGSSTMPHKVNPIDFENSEGNLGKANEDLTYLSMKLPISRWQRDLTDSTVLRNMGGGLGHSLLAYKSALQGIGKLQVNEARLSEDLNQAWEVLAEPIQTVMRRYGVPEPYEKLKELTRGRAVTKESIREFIEGLELPEEAKTHLLKLTPHSYVGAAVELAKTVDSAVNVINGSEVLETCR